GCATCCACATGACCCAGAACAATTATTTCAACACTCAGATTGCGAAAAAGGAGTGGGGCTTTGACGGCATTGTAATGTCGGACTGGGATTCTACTTATGACGGCGTTGCCGCCGCCACCACCGGGCTGGATTTGGAGATGCCTTCTGGCAAATTCATGAATCGCAAGAACCTGCTTCCCGCAATCCAGGAAGGGAAGTTGTCGGTTGCCACGCTGGACGACAAAATCCGGAGAATACTGCGTAAAGCGATCCAGTTTGGATTTCTGGATCGTGAACAGACCGATTTGAGCATACCGCGTTATAACCAGCAGGGGCGCCAGCTTGCGCTGGAAGCTGCCAAAGACAGCATGGTCCTGCTCAAGAATGAAGGCAATCTGCTGCCTCTCGACAAAAGCAAGATCAAGTCAATCGCAGTGATTGGACCGGATGCATATCCGGCTGTTCCCGGTGGTGGGGGCAGCTCGCGTGTGATGCCGTTTAAAGCCGTCAGTTACCTGGAAGGGCTCAGCGACTACCAGGGCGCCAGCGTAAAGGTCTATTACGACCGCGGCGTTCCCAAATGGGACGACGCCTTCGACACCACTGATTTCATGACTGCTGAAAGCGATGGTCAGAGGGGGCTTCGGCGGGAATATTTCGACAACATCAATCTGCAGGGTGAGCCGGTCATGACGCGAACCGACCGGCACGTCAATTTTCACGGCAGCATGGGAGGCGGTTCAGCCGCCAACTTCTCGGTGCGTTGGACCGGCTATTACACGCCGCAAAGCACAGGTGCCTACCAATTCTACGTGTCCACCAGGGGCGGCTACAGGTTGTATATCGATAATCGATCGGTTATCGACTATTGGCAGCAGCAGGAAAGCGATACCGTTCATACCTATCATGAAACGTTGCAGGCGGGTCGGGCCTACAAAATCACCTTGGAGTATTTCGAGAAAGGCAACGAGGCCAATATCGGCTTAGGGATTATCAGCTCTGAAACCCTTGCCGACCCGGCGGCTAAAACCCTGGCTGCGCAGGCCGACGTTGCGATTGTTTTTGTGGGATTCGATCCCTCGAGTGAAAAAGAGGGATCTGACCGCACATTCCAATTGCCCGCCGGTCAGGATGAACTCATCAATCAGGTTCTGAGCGCCAACAAGAAAACCATTGTGGTTGTGACCGCTGGCGGTAATGTTGACATGACACGATGGGTTGACCGCGTTCCAGCCCTGGTGCACGCCTGGTATCCAGGACAAGAGGGCGGCACCGCGTTGGCCCAGCTTCTCTTCGGCGATTTCAGCCCGTCGGGAAAGTTGCCCGTGAGTTTTGAGCGCCGCTGGGAAGATAGCGCAGTCTTCGACAGCTACTATCCGCAAGGCGATACGAAGAAAGTGACCTATACAGAAGGTATTTTTTTAGGGTACAGGCATTTCGATAAGGCCGCTACCAAACCGCTTTTTCCCTTTGGCTATGGACTGTCATACACCAAGTTCAAGTACAGCAATCTGGCGATCTCGCCTGACATAATGAAGGAGGATGGTACGATCACAGTTTCCTTCGACGTAACCAATACGGGAGAGCGCGAGGGCTCGGAGGTTGCCGAGGTTTATGTTGGGGACCGCCATGCGAGTGTCCCGCGTCCGGTCAAAGAACTCAAGGGATTTGCCAAAATACACCTGATGCCCGGTGAGACCCGCAAAGCAAGCGTGACCATTGATCGCAGAGCCCTGTCGTTCTACGACGTGAACAATAAACGGTGGAAGGCAGAACCGGGTGATTTTGACGTTTATGTAGCCAGTTCCGCGGAGCAGATCAATCTTCAGGGCAAGCTCACCCTGCAAGCCGGTGAAGCGGCTTCAGGATCCGCAATGGGAGGCAAGTGACAATGGTAGGGCCGGCATCTCGCCAGCTGTCATGTGTACGCCTGGTAACAAGAAGTGGTACCAAAGGGGTATCAAACCGTTGGTCTTCGAGGAATTGGAGCCTATAATTTTCTTGAGGTACGTCTGCAGTTGTGAGAACAACAGCGATGCGGGCGTGCCTTTCGGAGGTTTGGGTAAACGTTAGGGGATGAACGCTACCTCAGCAAGTGTTAGTTTGCCGGCGTTGTATGTGGTTGATTGTAAAGTACTTAACGCCCAAAGAGTATCTGAAACTGACTTGCTAGCAAGTCCCCCTCCCCGCTACGTGAAAAAGGAGAAACTGCTAGGGGGCTCAAAATTCCGGCGAACAAGCACATGCTTAAAACACATATCGCCATATCCATTACATCTGTTGTTCGTAGCACCAGTACGGGAAAGATTCTGTCTATTCCCAATAAACTCTCGGAGGAGTGTTCATGAGGGCGTTTCGCATGTTTGTGTTTCATACTCTGGTGGCCGTGCTGGCCGTTGGGAGTGCAGCAGTTTGGGCGCAAGACCCGGAGGCGCGCGCGCGCGACCTTGTCAACCGCATGACTTTGGACGAAAAGATCCAGGAACTGCACGGCCTCCGAGAGCCCGGTCACTTTCGTTATGTTCCGGGAATCCCGCGGCTGGGCATTCCGGCTTTCCAGATCACCAACGGTCCAGCCGGGGCCGGACCTGGCGGCACGCGTCCTCAGGCGAAAGCCACGGCGCTTCCGTCTCCCATCTCGCTGGCGTCCACGTGGGACCCCGAACTAGCCAATCTTAACGGCGTGATTATCGGTGCCGAGTCCAGAGATCTGGGTAGTGCATTGGTCGAAGCGCCGACGATTAACATCGCGCGCGTGCCGCAGAACGGACGGACCTTCGAAGGTTACGGGGAAGATCCCTATCTCGCTGGTCAAATTTCCGTGAACAATATTATAGGTATGCAGAGCCAGGGAGTGATTGCCAACGTCAAGCACTACGCCGCCAACAACCAGGAGACAAATCGCTTTCACGTCAACGAAGAAGTCGACGAGCGCACGCTGCGTGAAATTTACCTACCCGCATTTGAAGCTTCGGTCAAGCAAGGACATGTTGACTCGCTCATGTGCGCCTATCCCCGGGTCAACGGTACGTACTGTTGTGAAAATGACGTGCTGCTGAATCAGATTCTCAGGAAGGAGTGGGGGTTTGAAGGGTTTATCACCTCCGACTTCGGTGCTGTTCACAGCACGGTAGCTTCCGCCATGGCCGGACTCGACCTGGAAATGCCCAACGGGAAATATTTCGCCGATGACCTGAAATCTGCGGTGCAGTCAGGACAGGTGCCGGTCTCCGTGATTGACGACAAATTGATCCGCCGCTTCCGGACCATGATGCGTGTTGGTGTCTTCGATCATCCGCCGACGGTGAAGGATCTCCCGGCGCAACCCAACGGCGCCACGGCCCGGCGTCTCGCCGAACAGGGTATGGTGCTGCTGAAGAATGAGGGAGGAGTGCTTCCACTCAATGCCTCGCGCATCAAGTCCATTGCCGTGATCGGGCCGGCAGCCGTGAAGGCTGTAACCGGCGGTGGTGGCAGCTCACATGTTGTCCCGCTCTACAGCGTCGATCCCGTAGATGGCATCAAGAACCGGGTCGGTGAAAAAGTTACCGTCAACTTTATTGATGGCAGTGATATCTCTCAGGCGCTCTTCGTGGCCGGCGCTTCTGACGCGGTTGTGCTGATGGTAGGCGATATGATCACTGAAGGATTTGACCACCCAATCTCGTTGAGTGGAAATCAGGACCAGTTGGTGCAGGCCATCGCTGCCGCGAATCCGCATACCGTTGTCGTTATCAAGAGTGGAGGAGCCATTCTGATGCCTTGGGTAGGCCAGGTGGCCGCCGTCCTGGAAGCATGGTATCCCGGTGAGGAAGACGGCAACGCCGTGGCAGACGTGCTTTTTGGAGATTACAATCCCTCTGGCAAACTTCCCATCACCTTTCCGAAAAATCTGGAAGATGTTCCGGCCAACACGCCGGAGCAATACCCGGGATCGGGGCCGGTCGCACCCTACATTGAAGGATATGAATATGACCTGCAGAAGAAGGCGGCTCCCGGCATCGGCGGCGTCGCTCACTACTCTGAAGGAGTCTTTGTCGGTTACCGCCATTACGATGCCAAGGGGATTACTCCTCTCTTTCCCTTCGGCCACGGCCTCTCCTACACCAGTTTTTCCTACAAGGATTTGAAGGTCTCTCCCAACGTGATCTCTCTCGACGGCAAGCATGAGCCAACCGTAAGCGTGGATCTTACTGTAACCAATACGGGCAGCCTGGAGGGCGCAGAGGTAGTGCAACTCTACCTGGGTTTACCGTCAACCAATGTGGTCCCACAGCCGCCCAAGCAGTTGAAGGGCTTTCAGAAGGTGATGTTGAAGCCCGGTAAAGCAGCTCATGTGCATTTAGTGCTGGAGCCGCGCGCGCTGTCATATTGGGATGTGAAGAGCCATAGCTGGACCATAGCCCCTGGTGCCTACCAAATTATGCTGGGTTCTTCTTCACGTGACATCCGGTTGCAAGGCCAGTTCAACCTCAAAAGCAAGGCCGGAGAGTAGCACTGGCCAACTGCCGGAAGAAGATGATATGGTTTCGACTCATCATGTCGCTCAATGATTTGGACTAATCGTTTTCGAAGTGCAAATTGGTTAAAAATCCCTAAACGGAGATTTCTTGCATGCAACTGACCAGCATTGACTGGGTAATCATGACGGTATATTTCGTGTTCGTGCTGGGCATTGGCGTGGTGCTGAAGCGCTACACCCGCACCAGCACAGATTTCTTTCTGGCTGGCCGCGCAATTCCCGCATGGGTTTGCGGTCTGGCTTTCTTGTCCGCCAATTTGGGTGCGCAAGAGGTCATCGGTATGGCGGCTTCGGGAGCGAAGTACGGCATCGCCACCAGCCATTTTTACTGGATTGGAGCTATCCCGGCAATGGTGTTTGTTGGCATCTTCATGATGCCGTTCTACTACGGCTCGCGGGCCCGTTCCGTACCGGAGTACCTGCGGCTGCGCTTTGATGAAAAGACGCGGGCGCTGAACGCCGTCTCCTTCGCCGTTATGACGATTTTCTCATCGGGGATTTCGATGTATGCCATGGCCAAGCTCATCCAGACACTGCACATTCTGGATGCGCCCTTTCAGCATTTCGGCCTCGATTCCTCCTGGATCTTCCACGTAGGCATTGTGGCTTCAGCGGCAGTTGTGTTGGCCTACATTCTGCTGGGAGGGCTGACCAGCGCTATCTACAACGAGGTGCTGCAGTTTTTCCTGATCATCGCCGGATTGTTTCCCCTGGTGTTGCTGGGGCTGAAGAATGTAGGAGGCTGGCAGGGCCTGACCAGGACATTGTCTCCGGGCTACGTCCATTCGTGGGCGGGGATGGGAAGCGCGCACACCAATCGCCTGGGTGTGGAGTGGTTCGGATTGGCGATGGGGCTGGGCTTTGTGCTCTCGTTCGGCTACTGGTGCACAGACTTCCTGGTGGTGCAGCGGGCCATGGCCGCCGACTCGATGAATTCAGCGCGGCGCACGCCGCTGATTGCCGCTATTCCTAAAATGCTGTTTCCCTTTATCGTGATCCTGCCTGGATTGATTGCAATTGCATTGCCGACGGCTCCGCAGGGCGGAGTGCAGGTTGCCAGTACACAAGCCATGGCGCCGGGCGCCAGTACGGGAATGGGGCTGATTCCACCCAAGCTGGAGCCAGGGACTAACCGTCCACTGCTGGATAAGAACGGCAATCCGGAGTTGGACTACGATCTGGCCATTCCCCAGATGCTGTTGCACTACTTTCCAACCGGCATGTTGGGGTTGGGATTGACCGCTTTGCTGGCCAGTTTCATGTCGGGCATGGCGGGCAACGTGACCGCATTCAATACGGTATGGACCTATGACATTTATCAGTCGTACTTGCGCAAGGGAGCGAGCGACCAGCATT
The sequence above is drawn from the Terriglobales bacterium genome and encodes:
- a CDS encoding glycoside hydrolase family 3 C-terminal domain-containing protein codes for the protein MRRLCYFLTIMLLLAPSVFAQDLPRSQSEIEQKVDSILSKMTLEEKIDMIGGQNAFYIRGYERLGLPALKMADGPVGVRNYGPSTAYPVGIALAASWDPELVNRVGTMIGQEARARGVHFMLGPGVNIYRAPMAGRNFEYYGEDPFLASRTAVAYIRGIQSQGVIATVKHFLGNNQEYDRHNVSSDIDERTLREIYLPTFEAAVKEAHVGAIMDSYNLVNGIHMTQNNYFNTQIAKKEWGFDGIVMSDWDSTYDGVAAATTGLDLEMPSGKFMNRKNLLPAIQEGKLSVATLDDKIRRILRKAIQFGFLDREQTDLSIPRYNQQGRQLALEAAKDSMVLLKNEGNLLPLDKSKIKSIAVIGPDAYPAVPGGGGSSRVMPFKAVSYLEGLSDYQGASVKVYYDRGVPKWDDAFDTTDFMTAESDGQRGLRREYFDNINLQGEPVMTRTDRHVNFHGSMGGGSAANFSVRWTGYYTPQSTGAYQFYVSTRGGYRLYIDNRSVIDYWQQQESDTVHTYHETLQAGRAYKITLEYFEKGNEANIGLGIISSETLADPAAKTLAAQADVAIVFVGFDPSSEKEGSDRTFQLPAGQDELINQVLSANKKTIVVVTAGGNVDMTRWVDRVPALVHAWYPGQEGGTALAQLLFGDFSPSGKLPVSFERRWEDSAVFDSYYPQGDTKKVTYTEGIFLGYRHFDKAATKPLFPFGYGLSYTKFKYSNLAISPDIMKEDGTITVSFDVTNTGEREGSEVAEVYVGDRHASVPRPVKELKGFAKIHLMPGETRKASVTIDRRALSFYDVNNKRWKAEPGDFDVYVASSAEQINLQGKLTLQAGEAASGSAMGGK
- a CDS encoding glycoside hydrolase family 3 C-terminal domain-containing protein; the encoded protein is MRAFRMFVFHTLVAVLAVGSAAVWAQDPEARARDLVNRMTLDEKIQELHGLREPGHFRYVPGIPRLGIPAFQITNGPAGAGPGGTRPQAKATALPSPISLASTWDPELANLNGVIIGAESRDLGSALVEAPTINIARVPQNGRTFEGYGEDPYLAGQISVNNIIGMQSQGVIANVKHYAANNQETNRFHVNEEVDERTLREIYLPAFEASVKQGHVDSLMCAYPRVNGTYCCENDVLLNQILRKEWGFEGFITSDFGAVHSTVASAMAGLDLEMPNGKYFADDLKSAVQSGQVPVSVIDDKLIRRFRTMMRVGVFDHPPTVKDLPAQPNGATARRLAEQGMVLLKNEGGVLPLNASRIKSIAVIGPAAVKAVTGGGGSSHVVPLYSVDPVDGIKNRVGEKVTVNFIDGSDISQALFVAGASDAVVLMVGDMITEGFDHPISLSGNQDQLVQAIAAANPHTVVVIKSGGAILMPWVGQVAAVLEAWYPGEEDGNAVADVLFGDYNPSGKLPITFPKNLEDVPANTPEQYPGSGPVAPYIEGYEYDLQKKAAPGIGGVAHYSEGVFVGYRHYDAKGITPLFPFGHGLSYTSFSYKDLKVSPNVISLDGKHEPTVSVDLTVTNTGSLEGAEVVQLYLGLPSTNVVPQPPKQLKGFQKVMLKPGKAAHVHLVLEPRALSYWDVKSHSWTIAPGAYQIMLGSSSRDIRLQGQFNLKSKAGE
- a CDS encoding sodium:solute symporter family protein — encoded protein: MQLTSIDWVIMTVYFVFVLGIGVVLKRYTRTSTDFFLAGRAIPAWVCGLAFLSANLGAQEVIGMAASGAKYGIATSHFYWIGAIPAMVFVGIFMMPFYYGSRARSVPEYLRLRFDEKTRALNAVSFAVMTIFSSGISMYAMAKLIQTLHILDAPFQHFGLDSSWIFHVGIVASAAVVLAYILLGGLTSAIYNEVLQFFLIIAGLFPLVLLGLKNVGGWQGLTRTLSPGYVHSWAGMGSAHTNRLGVEWFGLAMGLGFVLSFGYWCTDFLVVQRAMAADSMNSARRTPLIAAIPKMLFPFIVILPGLIAIALPTAPQGGVQVASTQAMAPGASTGMGLIPPKLEPGTNRPLLDKNGNPELDYDLAIPQMLLHYFPTGMLGLGLTALLASFMSGMAGNVTAFNTVWTYDIYQSYLRKGASDQHYLWMGRMATVFGIALSIMTAYMASRFNNIMDMLQLVFAFVNAPLFATFLLGMFWKRTTGHGAFFGLLSGTMAAAVHHAITLPTGAVPGVKGGWLADIHTYPSEMAQNFWTAIFAWTVCFVVTIIISLMTKPRGEGELTGLVYSLTPRPSEENLKWYQRPALLAVGVLVATVILNFIFW